The Plutella xylostella chromosome 9, ilPluXylo3.1, whole genome shotgun sequence genome has a segment encoding these proteins:
- the LOC105392584 gene encoding uncharacterized protein LOC105392584 isoform X4 gives MARTLVALAALLLLAVAGADAKKSGARVEPQIEEVTAKQLERVLADKDFVAVFWYARSCVTCDKVLEELEKIDDDTDTFGVDFVKINDKRLAKQYGITKFPALTYFREKEPIIYEGDLMDEESVLDFLTSLEAMDLPDRIEEVNQKILAKIIEDTDYVAVLFCPDHKTCGPSNNKPECKRCAKALQELENIDDEADQLGIGFVKIHDEELAEEYSLGELPRLVYYRHEIPIIYEGELSKEEDVLEWLIANKSTGDEEDVIEDVTAKTLNTLIGNVDNLVVLFYNNDDEDSMTVLAELEKIDDDCDRHGIQFVKIDDEKATEAFGIESVPAIVYYEKQIPNVYDGDLENEEEILEWLVGQLEKDEIEDVTDEMLDRLIKDGKTVAVLFYDNNDRKSQKVLNELENIDDECDQLGIAFVKIDNNDEAAEYGIEKIPTLLYFEKGIPTYYEGNLEEEEKVLEWLHYQTESDEIEDITDEMLDLIIEKMHYVAVLFYDKDQKKSQKVLAELENIDDECDQNDIAFVKIDDDKEAKEYGIETIPTMVLFEKGIPHIYEGDLMKEDDLLGWLLHQKRHSEIPEVTDEMMDKLIETTPYLAVIFYDKEDKQDIRILNELENIDDELEKEGIVIVRMDNEEEAKEFGIDHLPTLVYFEENIPAIYEGDLMNEDEVLNWLIEQKNSATIEEVTDEILTDLIDEHEYVVVYFSGKCEEGEECDNILDELENIDDELDETGIIFVTTEDLVLAKKYGIKTFPTLVFFRNKDPLVYKGDIEDEDEVLSWLTDEDTLEIPGKIEEVNSKMLEKILEENDHVVVFFYQEGDKKSQKILSELENIDDECEEKDIDFVKTSDEGVEKEYDLPELPALAFYRHKFRTIYEGDLMYEEAILKWVLELLDTQPDVIENVDRKTLKDLITDVEHLAVFFYTDDCDTCDEVLQELETIDDDTDKQGIQFVKSKDAKLASDIGIFSFPALVYYETGVPIMYDGDLMKEKKVLQWLVEQKSEDSPRQKNKAFSKTKTSADVDKKSSGNLKGKLKTDNKPEWKTMGTLKVRFPGDKNTKRQEGRRKQNDIDDDNDNDDDDDDDDDDDDDDDDDDDDDEDDDEDEDDDDDDDEDDDDDDEDDDDDDDNDDDDDDDETDNTPALKKTWKKMGNLKVRFPTTIKPKAEKKPQTKKDDDNDDDDDDNDNDDDDNDDDDDDDDDDDDDNEDDEDDDDDDENDDDDDDDDDDDNDDDDDNNDEDSEDEKVKKGKKRVPKKSGKSSKKSRDNDDDEDDDDDDDDDDDDDDDDDDDDDSFFGRIKRMFTGNLLDESEVLEWMVKQKEDESIEEIDRETLFKYIETKEFLAIIFFKEDDPESPRILRHVELIDDEAAEYGIKIAKCSDRLMAKKYGYRNPPGITYFRKGKYINYDGDIDDEEEILDWLTNPENMELTDHIERVNRKMFQKIRQTSDYTAVFFYSNDCKQCPRVLAEIEHIDDDADGAGINFVKIDDRAMAKEYGVFALPAVLFFKMGSKDPVIYAGDLYDEQQLLSWLLTQKNPAGDVIEELEGQALKDLIEESGSLAVYFYAPDCEQCAGILEELENIDDDCDRHEIKFVKTQDYAIAENYGVTDFPVLVYFESNIPNVYEGSLAEEEEVLQWLITQKTEDRIELITRVMLEHMVEETQYLAVYFYKLNCHICDAILEGLEKIDDECDVYGIHMVKIQDPQLAKRYSIKTFPAMVYFRNGNPLLFEGDLQNEESILEWLIDDDNRELADEIESVNERMLERLLQESTLLVVFFYDDEDCPECEEILEELELIDGEVDQFGIDFVKIASTEAAAKYNVVNIPSLVYFRKQVPMLYDGDLYQVDRVLGWLTSQDVFEIKNEIEEVNRKMLDKLLEENEFLAVYFYEKSPESRAVMDKLENIDSETDNLDITFVKMHDPRYARKWGVTKLPAIVYFRKRFPSIYRGDLLSEEEVLDWLRKNRFRQPELNIFMYALIALSIAFIMYTAFLLQCFKPQPPAPAPHPKQA, from the exons ATGGCTCGGACGCTGGTGGCCCTCGCGGCCCTACTGCTGCTCGCCGTCGCCGGCGCCGACGCGAAAAAATCCGGCGCGCGTGTCGAGCCGCAGATCGAGGAGGTCACCGCCAAACAGTTGGAGCGAGTGCTAGCCGACAAGGATTTCGTTGCGGTGTTCTGGT ATGCCCGAAGTTGCGTGACATGTGACAAGGTGTTGGAAGAGCTGGAGAAGATAGACGACGACACGGACACCTTCGGCGTAGACTTCGTGAAGATCAACGACAAGCGGCTGGCGAAGCAGTATGGCATCACGAAATTCCCCGCCCTCACGTACTTCCGTGAGAAGGAACCGATTATTTACGAAG GAGATCTCATGGACGAAGAGAGCGTCCTGGATTTCTTGACGAGTTTAGAGGCAATGGACCTACCTGATAGAATAGAAGAAGTAAACCAAAAGATCCTTGCAAAGATCATTGAGGACACCGATTACGTTGCTGTTCTATTCT GTCCTGATCACAAAACTTGCGGCCCTTCGAACA ACAAGCCTGAGTGTAAGAGATGTGCGAAAGCCCTGCAAGAGTTGGAGAACATTGATGATGAAGCCGACCAGCTCGGCATCGGCTTCGTCAAGATCCACGATGAGGAGCTGGCCGAGGAGTACAGTCTTGGAGAGCTGCCAAGACTCGTGTACTACAGGCACGAAATACCTATCATCTACGAAG GCGAACTGAGTAAAGAAGAGGACGTGCTGGAATGGCTGATCGCCAACAAGTCGACTGGGGACGAGGAAGATGTCATAGAAGACGTCACGGCTAAAACTCTCAACACCCTCATCGGAAACGTCGATAACCTTGTCGTCCTGTTCT aCAACAATGACGACGAAGACTCAATGACTGTTCTGGCCGAGTTGGAGAAGATCGACGACGACTGTGACCGTCATGGAATCCAGTTTGTCAAGATTGATGATGAGAAGGCGACTGAGGCTTTCGGCATTGAAAGCGTTCCTGCCATTGTCTACTACGAGAAACAGATCCCTAATGTTTACGACG GCGATCTGGAAAATGAGGAAGAAATCTTGGAATGGCTTGTTGGACAACTGGAAAAGGATGAAATTGAAGATGTAACTGATGAAATGTTGGACCGTCTGATCAAGGATGGCAAAACTGTCGCAGTACTATTTT ATGACAACAACGATCGCAAGTCACAGAAAGTACTGAATGAATTGGAAAACATTGACGATGAATGTGACCAACTAGGCATTGCGTTTGTGAAGATTGATAACAACGATGAAGCAGCGGAATATGGCATTGAAAAGATTCCCACACTATTATACTTCGAAAAGGGTATCCCCACATACTATGAAGGAAACCTTGAAGAGGAAGAGAAAGTACTTGAATGGCTCCACTACCAAACAGAGAGCGATGAAATAGAGGATATCACAGACGAAATGCTGGATCTCATCATAGAAAAAATGCACTACGTTGCTGTTCTTTTCT ACGACAAGGACCAGAAAAAAAGTCAGAAGGTCTTGGCTGAACTTGAGAACATTGATGATGAATGTGATCAAAATGACATCGCTTTTGTGAAGATTGACGATGACAAAGAAGCGAAGGAATACGGCATTGAGACCATTCCAACTATGGTCCTTTTCGAAAAGGGTATTCCCCACATTTATGAAGGTGATCTTATGAAGGAAGACGACCTCCTTGGCTGGTTGCTTCACCAAAAAAGGCACAGTGAAATCCCAGAGGTTACGGATGAAATGATGGATAAATTGATTGAGACTACTCCTTATTTGGCTGTTATATTCT ATGACAAAGAGGATAAACAAGACATCAGAATTCTAAATGAGCTCGAAAATATTGATGATGAACTAGAAAAGGAGGGCATCGTTATTGTTCGAATGGACAATGAGGAAGAAGCGAAGGAATTCGGTATTGACCATCTTCCGACCTTGGTGTATTTCGAAGAAAACATCCCAGCCATTTACGAAGGAGATCTGATGAATGAAGATGAAGTACTCAATTGGCTAATTGAACAGAAGAACAGTGCTACTATTGAAGAGGTTACTGATGAAATTCTGACAGACCTCATTGATGAACATGAATACGTCGTCGTTTACTTCA GTGGCAAATGTGAGGAGGGTGAAGAGTGTGATAATATTTTAGATGAACTGGAAAACATAGATGATGAACTTGATGAGACCGGTATAATTTTTGTTACAACCGAAGATTTGGTTCTGGCCAAGAAATACGGAATCAAGACCTTCCCAACTCTAGTTTTCTTCAGGAACAAGGATCCGCTGGTTTACAaag GTGATATCGAAGATGAAGATGAGGTGTTATCATGGTTGACAGATGAAGATACTCTAGAAATTCCCGGTAAAATTGAGGAAGTGAACTCAAAGATGTTGGAAAAAATCCTAGAGGAAAACGATCACGTTGTTGTATTCTTCT ATCAGGAAGGTGACAAGAAAtctcaaaaaatattaagtgaGTTGGAAAACATTGACGATGAATGTGAAGAGAAGGACATTGATTTTGTCAAGACATCGGACGAAGGCGTTGAGAAAGAGTACGATCTACCGGAACTGCCAGCCCTTGCTTTCTACAGGCACAAGTTCAGGACTATCTACGAGGGTGACCTTATGTACGAAGAGGCCATTTTGAAATGGGTGTTAGAACTCCTTGATACTCAACCTGATGTTATTGAGAATGTGGACAGAAAGACTTTGAAAGACCTTATTACTGACGTGGAGCACCTTGCTGTTTTCTTCT ACACTGATGACTGTGACACTTGCGATGAAGTACTGCAGGAGTTGGAGACCATCGATGACGACACAGACAAACAGGGCATCCAGTTTGTTAAGTCGAAGGACGCTAAATTGGCCTCGGATATTGGTATTTTCAGCTTCCCCGCCTTGGTATACTATGAGACCGGTGTTCCGATTATGTACGACG GTGACttaatgaaagaaaaaaaggtTCTTCAGTGGCTTGTAGAACAAAAAA GTGAAGATAGTCCTCGACAAAAAAACAAAGCTTTTTCTAAAACAAAGACCAGTGCAGATGTTGATAAAAAATCCTCAGGGAATCTTAAAGGTAAACTGAAAACTGATAATAAACCTGAATGGAAAACAATGGGTACATTAAAAGTAAGATTCCCCGGAGATAAGAATACAAAACGCCAAGAAGGCCGCCGAAAACAAAATGACATAGAcgatgacaatgacaatgacgacgacgacgatgatgacgatgatgatgacgatgatgatgacgacgatgacgatgatgatgaagacgatgatgaagatgaagacgatgatgatgatgatgatgaggacgatgacgatgatgacgaggacgatgatgatgatgatgacaatgacgacgatgatgatgatgacgagaCAGATAATACACCAgcactaaaaaaaacttggaAAAAAATGGGAAACTTAAAAGTAAGGTTTCCAACCACCATAAAACCGAAAGCTGAAAAAAAACCACAGACAAAAAAGGACGATGACAATGacgatgatgacgatgacaatgacaatgatGACGATGACAATGATGACGACGATGACGACGATGACGATGACGACGATGACAATGAAGACGATGAggatgatgacgatgacgatgaaaacgacgacgatgatgatgatgatgacgatgacgacaatgatgatgatgatgacaataATGATGAGGACAGCGAGGatgaaaaagtaaaaaaggGAAAGAAAAGAGTTCCAAAAAAGTCAGGTAAAAGCTCAAAGAAGAGTCGAGATAACGATGACGATGAggacgatgatgatgacgacgacgacgatgatgatgatgatgatgacgacgatgatgatgatgatagttttTTTGGTCGAATTAAGAGAATGTTCACAG GTAACCTATTGGACGAATCGGAAGTCCTAGAATGGATGGTAAAACAGAAGGAAGATGAAAGTATAGAGGAGATCGATAGGGAAACATTATTCAAGTACATTGAGACGAAAGAATTCTTagctattatatttt TCAAAGAAGATGATCCAGAGAGTCCGAGAATACTTAGGCACGTGGAGCTAATTGACGATGAGGCCGCCGAGTACGGCATAAAGATAGCCAAGTGCAGCGACCGCCTCATGGCCAAGAAATACGGCTACAGGAACCCGCCAGGTATCACATACTTCAGGAAAGGGAAATACATCAACTACGACGGGGATATTGATGACGAAGAAGAAATCCTCGACTGGCTGACCAACCCCGAAAATATGGAGCTAACAGATCACATTGAGAGAGTCAACAGAAAGATGTTCCAGAAGATACGACAGACGTCGGACTATACAGCTGTATTCTTTT ACAGTAATGACTGCAAACAGTGTCCCAGAGTACTGGCTGAGATCGAACACATAGATGACGACGCGGATGGAGCTGGCATCAATTTCGTCAAGATTGACGACAGGGCGATGGCCAAGGAATATGGTGTCTTTGCACTGCCTGCTGTTCTTTTCTTCAAGATGGGATCTAAAGATCCAGTTATCTATGCTG gAGATTTATATGACGAGCAGCAACTGCTGAGCTGGCTGCTAACGCAGAAGAATCCAGCCGGCGACGTCATAGAAGAACTTGAAGGACAAGCTTTGAAAGATCTGATTGAGGAATCTGGATCCTTAGCTGTCTACTTTT ATGCCCCGGATTGTGAACAATGCGCTGGGATCCTCGAGGAACTAGAGAACATTGATGATGATTGCGACAGGCATGAAATCAAATTCGTAAAAACGCAAGACTATGCAATTGCCGAAAACTACGGTGTTACCGATTTCCCAGTTCTTGTGTACTTTGAGAGCAATATTCCGAATGTATATGAAGGATCTCTAGCCGAAGAAGAGGAAGTTTTGCAGTGGCTGATTACGCAGAAAACCGAGGATCGTATCGAACTCATAACGCGAGTCATGTTGGAACACATGGTAGAGGAAACGCAGTATTTAGCTGTTTACTTTT ACAAACTTAACTGCCACATTTGCGATGCTATACTGGAGGGTCTCGAAAAGATAGACGACGAATGTGACGTATACGGCATACACATGGTCAAGATCCAAGACCCACAGTTGGCTAAACGCTATTCGATAAAAACATTCCCAGCAATGGTATATTTCAG aaaTGGAAATCCTCTTCTGTTCGAGGGAGATTTGCAAAATGAAGAATCTATTTTGGAATGGCTCATCGATGACGACAACCGTGAACTAGCCGACGAAATAGAATCAGTCAATGAAAGAATGTTGGAGAGGCTACTGCAGGAATCTACTCTGCTTGTTGTATTTTTCT atgatgatgaagattgCCCAGAATGCGAAGAGATCCTCGAAGAGCTTGAACTGATAGACGGTGAGGTCGACCAATTTGGCATTGATTTCGTGAAAATAGCAAGCACAGAAGCTGCCGCTAAATACAACGTCGTTAATATACCGTCTCTTGTCTACTTCCGTAAGCAAGTGCCGATGCTGTACGATGGAGATTTGTACCAAGTGGACAGAGTCCTCGGCTGGTTAACTTCTCAGGATGTTTTTGAGATCAAAAACGAAATTGAGGAGGTCAACCGCAAAATGTTGGACAAACTTTTGGAGGAGAACGAATTCTTAGCTGTTTACTTCT ATGAAAAATCTCCTGAAAGCCGTGCCGTTATGGACAAGCTCGAGAACATTGATAGTGAAACTGACAACTTGGACATTACGTTCGTCAAAATGCACGACCCTCGATACGCTCGCAAATGGGGCGTCACCAAACTGCCTGCCATCGTGTACTTCAGGAAACGCTTCCCAAGCATATACAGAG GTGACTTGCTGTCTGAAGAAGAAGTCCTAGACTGGCTTCGGAAGAACAGATTCAGACAGCCAGAGCTGAACATATTCATGTACGCTCTGATAGCGCTGTCGATAGCTTTCATCATGTACACTGCGTTCTTACTGCAGTGCTTCAAACCGCAGCcgcctgcgcccgcgccgcatCCCAAGCAAGCGTGA